One window of the Triticum dicoccoides isolate Atlit2015 ecotype Zavitan chromosome 3B, WEW_v2.0, whole genome shotgun sequence genome contains the following:
- the LOC119275722 gene encoding proline-, glutamic acid- and leucine-rich protein 1-like produces the protein MATPVAAAAAAALLFMASFLPSVGSTPIFISSNATFTIYNQTAFPRIPTGVGLAHVGATRTFLLDPEAEVKNSLLTMGRSKREPISRPWLLWDGTPVAAPTKPRSSTRPRASHRPKHRPVIVPKKAASATSATPRGPAPSPSPVLPPQQGDSTPRSPSAPHNGPSPSDSCDGPLAAPASAPTVVHDPAPAPAPAPAPAPAPAPAPAPAPAPAPVTGRRFGPKSILKFLIKATGTACKTWEKKKSKSKQKKREQILMDKYQRLRRRVKKIERASKKKKSHAPLVIQRYCCTPAEDDENKLSPPT, from the coding sequence ATGGCGActcctgtcgccgccgccgccgccgccgccctcctgttCATGGCATCCTTTCTCCCTTCAGTCGGATCCACGCCCATATTCATCTCTAGCAACGCCACTTTTACCATCTACAACCAGACCGCATTCCCCAGGATACCTACAGGCGTCGGTTTGGCTCACGTCGGGGCAACGCGGACCTTTCTCCTTGATCCGGAGGCAGAGGTAAAGAACTCGCTTCTTACCATGGGGAGGTCTAAGCGGGAGCCAATCTCGAGACCGTGGCTTCTCTGGGATGGCACTCCAGTCGCTGCGCCGACCAAGCCTAGATCCTCTACGCGACCACGCGCATCACACCGCCCCAAGCATCGGCCAGTCATCGTACCGAAGAAGGCGGCTTCTGCCACTTCGGCTACCCCTCGCGGCCCCGCACCTTCTCCGTCTCCGGTACTGCCACCCCAACAGGGAGACTCGACGCCACGCTCGCCAAGTGCGCCGCACAACGGCCCTTCTCCTTCAGATTCCTGCGACGGGCCTTTGGCCGCGCCTGCCTCCGCTCCCACTGTCGTCCACGATCCAGCCCCCGCACCGGCTCCAGCGcccgctcccgcaccggctcccgcaccagcgccggcaccggctcccgcaccagcTCCCGTGACTGGTCGAAGATTCGGCCCTAAGTCGATTTTGAAGTTTCTGATTAAGGCAACTGGGACGGCCTGCAAAACATGGGAGAAGAAGAAATCCAAGTCAAAACAGAAGAAGAGGGAGCAGATACTGATGGATAAGTATCAAAGGCTTCGCCGAAGGGTCAAGAAGATTGAGAGggcatcaaagaagaagaaatcccaCGCTCCTTTGGTGATTCAGCGATACTGCTGTACACCCGCTGAGGACGACGAGAACAAGCTCAGTCCGCCGACTTGA